The following proteins come from a genomic window of Phycisphaeraceae bacterium:
- a CDS encoding MotA/TolQ/ExbB proton channel family protein, with protein MTDRDDPFDMPPTEPRTPRRGEVSPPSGTSSITSENLTDRLDGEWSDHDDGRRLDASSGDIESWIGFSTGRYTRPSGALWFTVSALLTSLGLWGLSMVPEWPLTRVMFQSWTNGVVMFLGLWCVLMLANKLNKTRIQERALKLEDLFPNRADFVLSPATAQEVLQSIRARCDRPREFLLFNRLNMALSNLGNIGEVRDVGAVLESQADADASAVQSSYTSIRALIWVIPVLGFIGTVIGLSEAIGSFQGVLERPEGADAASLRDRLTPVVLGLRTAFETTLVALLVAVAIQLITTFVYRREEDLLDGCTQYCNDHVISRLKLTDL; from the coding sequence ATGACCGATCGCGATGACCCCTTCGACATGCCGCCCACGGAACCTCGCACGCCACGCCGCGGCGAGGTCTCGCCGCCGTCCGGCACGAGCTCGATCACCTCGGAGAATCTCACGGATCGGCTCGACGGGGAGTGGAGCGACCACGATGACGGCCGACGACTTGACGCTTCAAGCGGTGACATCGAGTCGTGGATTGGCTTCTCCACTGGTCGATACACGCGGCCGAGCGGAGCGCTCTGGTTCACGGTGTCGGCCCTCCTGACCTCGCTCGGCCTCTGGGGGCTGAGCATGGTTCCCGAATGGCCTCTCACGCGCGTCATGTTTCAGAGCTGGACCAACGGCGTCGTGATGTTCCTTGGCCTCTGGTGCGTCCTGATGCTCGCCAACAAGCTCAACAAGACGCGCATTCAGGAGCGAGCGCTGAAGCTTGAAGATCTCTTCCCCAACCGCGCCGACTTCGTTCTGAGTCCGGCGACGGCCCAGGAAGTACTCCAGTCGATTCGAGCTCGATGCGACCGCCCGCGTGAGTTCCTGCTCTTCAATCGGCTGAACATGGCGCTCTCCAATCTCGGCAACATCGGTGAGGTGCGCGATGTCGGCGCCGTGCTGGAGAGTCAGGCCGACGCGGATGCCAGCGCCGTGCAGTCGAGCTACACCTCCATCCGCGCGCTCATCTGGGTGATTCCCGTGCTCGGCTTCATCGGCACGGTCATCGGACTCTCCGAGGCGATCGGTAGCTTCCAAGGGGTCCTTGAGAGGCCGGAGGGGGCCGATGCCGCATCGCTTCGCGATCGCCTGACACCCGTCGTCCTCGGCCTGCGCACCGCCTTCGAGACGACTCTCGTCGCGCTGCTCGTCGCGGTTGCCATTCAGCTCATCACCACCTTCGTCTATCGTCGCGAAGAGGATCTCCTCGACGGCTGCACACAGTATTGCAATGACCATGTCATCAGCCGGCTGAAGCTCACCGACCTGTGA